From a single Miscanthus floridulus cultivar M001 chromosome 8, ASM1932011v1, whole genome shotgun sequence genomic region:
- the LOC136477444 gene encoding uncharacterized protein: MAGLSLRCGDCGAQLRSVEEAQAHAEATNHANFVESTEAVLNLVCSDCGKPCRSQTEVDLHTKRTGHTEFADKTAEAAKPIDLEAPLKPASEDAMDVDASASASGEPQEMVVPEVNKEMLTDLEGMGFSTARSTRALHFSGNSTIEGAINWLSEHQEDADIDEMPLVPSNSKTEANKPSLTPEEMKIKAQELRERARKKKEEEERRMEREREKERIRIGKELLEAKRIEEQNERKRMIELRRLEKEEEKRAREKIRQKLEEDKAERRRKLGLPPEDPAAAKPSAPPPVEEKKSALPVRPATKAERMRDCLRNLKQQNKDDDAKVKRAFQTLLTYIGNVAKNPDEEKFRKIRLTNATFQERVGNLHGGIEFLELCGFDKLEGNEFLFLAREKVDKAILNTAGAELNSAITNPFFGVL; the protein is encoded by the exons ATGGCGGGGCTGTCGCTGCGGTGCGGCGACTGCGGCGCGCAGCTGCGGAGCGTCGAGGAGGCGCAGGCGCACGCCGAGGCCACCAACCACGCCAACTTCGTCGAGTCCACCGAGGCCGTCCTCAACCTTGTCTGCTCCGACTGCGGCAAGCCATGCCGCTCCCAGACC GAGGTGGACCTGCACACCAAGCGCACGGGCCACACCGAATTCGCGGACAAGACCGCGGAGGCGGCCAAACCCATCGATCTCGAGGCGCCGCTTAAGCCGGCCTCCGAGGATGCCATGGACGTCGATGCCTCGGCCTCGGCGAGCGGGGAGCCACAAG AGATGGTTGTCCCGGAGGTGAACAAGGAGATGCTTACGGACCTTGAGGGCATGGGTTTCTCGACAGCGCGCTCCACTAGGGCGCTTCATTTCTCTG GTAATAGCACCATTGAAGGTGCTATTAACTGGCTTTCTGAGCACCAGGAGGACGCAGATATTGATGAGATGCCTCTG GTACCATCTAATTCAAAAACGGAGGCTAACAAGCCCAGCTTGACTCCTGAGGAAATGAAGATTAAAGCACAGGAGCTAAG GGAGCGTGCTCGtaagaagaaagaggaagaagagagaagaatGGAAAGAGAAAGGGAGAAG GAAAGAATACGAATCGGAAAAGAACTTCTTGAAGCCAAAAGAATTGAGGAACAAAATGAAAGGAAACG CATGATAGAACTGCGAAGACTCGAGAAAGAGGAGGAGAAAAGAGCTAGAGAAAAAATCCGCCAGAAATTAGAAGAAGATAAG GCTGAAAGGAGAAGGAAACTAGGATTGCCACCAGAAGACCCAGCAGCTGCCAAACCAAGTGCACCACCTCCTGTTGAAGAGAAGAAG AGTGCATTACCTGTCAGGCCAGCTACAAAGGCCGAGAGGATGAGGGATTGCCTAAGAAATCTTAAGCAACAGAACAAG GATGATGATGCCAAAGTGAAGAGGGCATTTCAAACACTCCTTACTTACATTGGAAACGTTGCTAAAAATCCTGATGAGGAGAAATTTAGAAAGATCAGGCTCACCAATGCTACATTTCAG GAGAGGGTTGGAAATCTGCATGGGGGCATAGAGTTCCTGGAGCTCTGTGGATTTGATAAACTTGAAGGCAACGAGTTCTTGTTTTTGGCAAGGGAAAAGGTGGACAAGGCTATCCTGAACACAGCTGGAGCGGAGCTGAATTCTGCCATCACCAATCCTTTCTTCGGAGTCCTTTGA